The following proteins are co-located in the Zonotrichia albicollis isolate bZonAlb1 chromosome 1, bZonAlb1.hap1, whole genome shotgun sequence genome:
- the LRRC30 gene encoding leucine-rich repeat-containing protein 30 yields MHFTGSSLSPCFDFPTSCRLSSSVGICILQGNKTSVLSGVNQSVMGSEHSKNEERRNMVFLRKGPKLPAWEDALLAGREPKSLLKRGLRYVSLSLIMKGMTTTPDFLWGLQEVQKLNLSRNQLVVIPPSLGKLDRLVVLNLGGNCLKCLPKEIGLLRNLKVLFVNMNCLKEVPAELSLCRKLEVLSLSHNCISQLPLSFTDLTNLRKLNLSNNRFVQIPLCIFALRSLDFLHLGSNKLENIAESIQYLVNLQIFIVENNNIRSLPRSLCYISTLELLNADYNAIQTLPDDLYLLRRLRRIAWNPMDKGLHIAHNPLARPLPEVVEGGLDVLFNYLRDKKEHN; encoded by the coding sequence ATGCACTTCACAGGCTCCTCCCTGTCTCCTTGCTTTGACTTTCCCACCTCCTGCAGGCTGTCATCCTCTGTTGGCATTTGCATATTGCAAGGGAATAAAACCTCAGTTCTCTCAGGAGTGAACCAGAGTGTTATGGGAAGTGAGCACTCGAAGAACGAGGAGCGAAGGAACATGGTTTTCCTCAGGAAAGGCCCGAAGCTGCCTGCATGGGAAGATGCCCTTCTGGCAGGGAGAGAGCCCAAGTCACTGCTGAAGAGGGGATTGCGTTATGTCAGCTTGAGCCTCATCATGAAAGGGATGACCACCACACCTGACTTCTTGTGGGGACTGCAAGAGGTGCAGAAGCTGAACCTCTCACGCAACCAGCTGGTGGTGattcctccttccctggggaagcTGGACAGGCTGGTAGTGCTGAACTTGGGTGGCAACTGCCTCAAGTGCCTGCCTAAGGAGATCGGGCTGCTGAGGAACCTGAAGGTCTTGTTCGTCAATATGAATTGCCTGAAAGAagtgccagcagagctcagcttgTGCAGGAAACTGGAGGTTCTGAGCCTCTCACACAACTGCATCTCACAACTGCCTTTGAGCTTCACTGACCTGACAAATTTGAGGAAACTGAACCTCAGTAACAACCGCTTTGTGCAAATTCCCCTCTGCATTTTCGCCCTGAGAAGCTTGGACTTCTTGCACCTCGGGTCCAACAAGCTGGAAAACATCGCAGAGAGCATCCAGTATCTGGTCAACCTGCAGATCTTTATCGTGGAAAACAACAACATACGCAGCCTGCCGCGCTCCCTGTGCTACATCAGCACTCTGGAGTTGCTGAACGCCGACTACAACGCCATCCAGACGCTCCCGGATGACCTGTACCTGCTGCGCCGGCTGCGCCGCATCGCCTGGAACCCCATGGACAAAGGGCTCCACATCGCCCACAACCCCCTGGCCCGGCCCCTGCCCGAGGTTGTCGAGGGGGGCCTGGACGTCCTCTTCAACTACCTCAGGGACAAAAAGGAGCACAACTGA